A genomic stretch from Algoriphagus halophilus includes:
- a CDS encoding PASTA domain-containing protein, translating to MSSFNYSIKKVLINLFIVIGLSVLLGYLFLKLYLPMYTNHGETVSVPDLSGYTFEEGKSILEDASLEYEVSVDSAFSTDEKPLAVLKQFPEANSQVKTGRKIYLTLNARNAPMLKMPNLVNTPLKNVQEILANMGLERGDIVYVPDIGINVVLEQKYRGVDVPEGFEIPKGARIDLVVGDGLGNQILEVPSLTGMDEIDAEFLILGSGLRVGDKNFAENDTVAPGKIFMQIPPAGTQVKTGELIELWISKENF from the coding sequence ATGAGTTCATTTAACTATTCCATAAAGAAAGTATTGATCAATCTATTTATTGTGATCGGGCTTTCTGTATTACTAGGTTACTTATTTCTGAAGCTTTACCTTCCTATGTACACCAATCATGGTGAAACAGTATCTGTTCCTGACTTGAGCGGATATACCTTTGAGGAAGGCAAAAGTATTTTAGAAGATGCAAGTTTAGAGTATGAGGTATCGGTAGACTCTGCTTTTAGCACAGACGAAAAACCTTTGGCAGTTCTCAAGCAATTTCCGGAAGCAAATTCACAGGTTAAAACTGGAAGAAAAATCTATTTAACCCTGAATGCCAGAAATGCACCAATGCTTAAAATGCCTAACTTGGTGAATACACCCCTTAAAAATGTGCAGGAAATCTTGGCAAACATGGGCTTAGAAAGAGGGGACATTGTGTATGTACCAGACATTGGTATCAATGTGGTATTGGAGCAAAAATATAGGGGTGTGGATGTACCTGAAGGATTCGAAATTCCAAAAGGGGCCAGAATTGACTTAGTGGTGGGTGACGGATTGGGAAATCAGATCTTAGAAGTCCCAAGTTTGACAGGAATGGATGAAATTGACGCAGAGTTTTTAATCTTAGGTTCTGGATTAAGAGTTGGAGATAAAAATTTCGCTGAAAACGATACCGTAGCTCCTGGTAAAATCTTTATGCAAATTCCTCCTGCAGGAACTCAAGTAAAAACCGGAGAACTGATTGAGCTTTGGATCTCTAAAGAAAATTTTTAA
- a CDS encoding T9SS type A sorting domain-containing protein, which yields MGKGLSLICTCAFLLFLGLELESHAQIVEFAPIHQVKIPKNTAERQQLRIQDTQPIPFWDDFSQGLDTMVWEVNGASYTETIGIDAPSVGQVLFNGVDANGKPYSLSQRDIGITDMLTSKVFDLSGQNSNSLYLSYFWQAGGKAEYPDSNDQFFLQFLNESGNWITVWNQFGGIEENQTMFSQEIIQVGPEYQHEAFQFRFVADGRQVGPFDSWILDYVYFNYGRSTTDLNYKDRSLTQVNQVQLGDYAAYPFPLIEGNQEGFWSRIENQFYNLENRFRAMEYTIQLRDTLTNSIVAINQNTPFDPVPNSKERRSFTSNEFDEAPISSGASALEFKTSLTTGDDLYFEVDGNDTTFFQTLDYRVNDTVKSYFPVQDYFSYDRGTADYAAGINQKSGMLAVKYDTPEEVFLKGISINFTNPNQANQAIDILVWKDLDQGPIYRREDLIPVKEAGEEFLYYSLDTNIQVSGEFYIGYAQFTNDFIHVGLDKSNDQGDKLYYNVLGAWEENTEVQGAMMIRPHVSVDAPFEESSVPEARLIKVFPNPVETILNLEGSYSDLRIFDSFGREIFLQRERSQEGEIINFTGQHPGIYVINVVSEDGSQSIRILVK from the coding sequence ATGGGCAAAGGCCTATCCCTCATTTGTACATGTGCCTTCCTCCTATTTTTAGGCTTGGAATTAGAGTCTCATGCTCAAATCGTGGAGTTTGCCCCTATCCATCAAGTAAAAATCCCGAAAAATACTGCCGAACGTCAACAGTTAAGAATTCAAGATACGCAACCCATTCCTTTTTGGGATGACTTCTCTCAAGGATTGGACACCATGGTTTGGGAGGTAAACGGAGCTTCCTATACAGAAACTATCGGAATTGATGCGCCCTCTGTAGGACAAGTATTGTTTAATGGAGTGGATGCCAATGGTAAGCCCTATTCCCTCTCCCAAAGGGATATTGGTATTACTGATATGTTGACCTCCAAGGTTTTTGATTTATCTGGCCAAAACTCCAACTCACTGTACTTGAGTTACTTTTGGCAAGCAGGTGGAAAAGCAGAATATCCCGACAGCAACGATCAGTTCTTTTTACAGTTTCTAAATGAATCAGGAAATTGGATCACTGTATGGAATCAATTTGGAGGAATTGAAGAAAACCAAACCATGTTCTCCCAAGAAATCATTCAGGTTGGACCTGAATATCAGCATGAGGCATTCCAATTCCGATTCGTAGCGGATGGAAGACAAGTAGGCCCTTTTGATAGCTGGATTTTGGATTATGTGTATTTCAATTACGGTAGGTCAACCACTGATTTGAACTACAAAGACAGAAGTCTAACCCAAGTAAATCAGGTTCAATTAGGAGATTATGCTGCTTACCCATTCCCATTAATTGAAGGTAATCAGGAGGGTTTTTGGAGTAGAATTGAGAATCAGTTTTACAATTTAGAGAACAGGTTTAGAGCGATGGAATACACCATTCAGCTGCGGGATACTTTGACGAATAGCATCGTGGCTATCAATCAAAATACCCCCTTTGACCCAGTACCTAATTCCAAAGAAAGAAGGAGCTTTACTAGCAATGAATTTGATGAAGCTCCTATTTCGAGTGGTGCATCTGCCCTAGAGTTCAAGACTTCCCTTACTACTGGTGATGATTTGTATTTTGAGGTAGACGGAAATGACACGACATTTTTTCAGACCCTTGATTATCGTGTAAATGACACCGTAAAGAGCTATTTCCCTGTTCAAGACTATTTTTCTTATGATAGGGGGACCGCAGATTATGCTGCAGGCATCAATCAAAAATCAGGAATGCTAGCCGTGAAATATGATACTCCGGAGGAGGTCTTTTTAAAAGGGATTTCCATCAATTTCACGAATCCCAATCAAGCAAATCAAGCCATTGACATTCTAGTTTGGAAAGACTTAGATCAAGGACCTATTTATAGAAGAGAGGACTTGATACCTGTAAAAGAAGCCGGAGAGGAATTCTTGTACTATTCCTTGGACACGAATATTCAAGTATCCGGAGAATTCTACATTGGCTACGCCCAGTTTACCAACGATTTTATTCATGTAGGACTTGATAAATCCAATGACCAAGGAGACAAGTTATATTATAATGTCTTAGGAGCTTGGGAAGAAAATACGGAAGTTCAAGGAGCCATGATGATCCGACCTCATGTCAGTGTGGATGCTCCCTTTGAAGAAAGCTCTGTTCCTGAAGCTAGATTGATAAAAGTCTTCCCAAATCCTGTGGAGACTATTCTGAATTTGGAGGGGAGTTACAGTGATTTACGGATTTTTGATTCTTTTGGCAGGGAGATTTTTCTACAAAGAGAACGTAGTCAAGAAGGGGAAAT